From the genome of Streptomyces sp. JH34:
CTGGAGATCGTGCGCAGTGTGCGCCACGTGGACGCGGCGTTCGTGGAGACCGTTCCGGACAAGGTCGAGACCTGGCAGCAGGTCCGCTTCGACGTCATCTTCAAGGGCGACGACTGGCGGGGCACCGAGAAGGGTGAGCGCCTCGAGCGGGACTTCGCCGCCGTCGGGGTGGAGGTCGTCTACTTCCCCTACACGGTGCACACGTCCAGCACCCAGCTGAGGCGGGCGCTGGACGTGCTCGTCAGCCGGCCCGGAGCGCTTTCAGCTCCCTGAACCACTTGACCAGGAACGCCACCAGGAACACGGCGTGCACGACCGCGAGTGCGGCGTACCCGGCCCGGAAGGCG
Proteins encoded in this window:
- a CDS encoding adenylyltransferase/cytidyltransferase family protein — protein: MVQHRVGYAPGVYDLFHVGHLNILRHARSQCDYLVAGVVSDEMAALAKGHTPVIPLTERLEIVRSVRHVDAAFVETVPDKVETWQQVRFDVIFKGDDWRGTEKGERLERDFAAVGVEVVYFPYTVHTSSTQLRRALDVLVSRPGALSAP